One segment of Rosa chinensis cultivar Old Blush chromosome 6, RchiOBHm-V2, whole genome shotgun sequence DNA contains the following:
- the LOC112171140 gene encoding protein FAR-RED IMPAIRED RESPONSE 1-like — protein sequence MDDSPKSLENNQEIKVEEIMQVPSVEMSFDSIDEAYDYYRKYGKQLGFPVRKRTSRKGDDGNTKYITISCGRAGKFKSKSSISLKSHPSVKTDCKVLIRLGKSLDGKWKINSTKLEHNHGLSPRKSRYFSANSELSSSIKRRLELNDVARIGLNKSYNSIVVEAQGYDNVPFLEKGAQNHIEKIRRLRLKESDATAVQTYFLDMQDKIASFFYAIDINEKGKLRNFFWAYARSRAAYQEFGDVFTFDTTYLTNKYEMPSAPFVGVNHHVQSILLGCGLISSEDIETFVWLFKSWLTCMSGNAPSGINTDQDRAMKNAIEIVFPNTRHRWCLWHILKKIPEKLKGYTEYESISMTLLNTIYDSLSQVEFEERWDEMIKQYKLHENDG from the coding sequence ATGGATGATTCACCAAAGAGCTTAGAGAATAATCAAGAAATTAAGGTGGAAGAAATAATGCAAGTGCCCAGTGTTGAGATGAGCTTTGATTCTATTGATGAGGCATATGACTATTATAGAAAATATGGGAAGCAATTGGGATTCCCAGTGAGAAAGAGAACATCAAGAAAGGGAGATGATGGGAACACAAAATATATAACTATTTCATGCGGTCGAGCCGGAAAATTTAAAAGCAAGTCCAGTATCTCTCTAAAGTCGCATCCAAGTGTGAAGACTGATTGCAAGGTACTTATTAGACTTGGTAAATCCCTTGATGGAAAGTGGAAAATCAATTCTACAAAGCTTGAGCATAACCATGGTTTGAGTCCAAGAAAATCTCGTTATTTCTCAGCCAATAGTGAACTAAGTTCATCGATAAAAAGGAGGCTTGAACTAAATGATGTTGCTAGAATAGGGTTAAACAAGAGTTATAACTCAATTGTTGTTGAAGCTCAGGGATATGACAATGTGCCATTTTTGGAAAAAGGTGCTCAAAATCACATTGAAAAAATTAGGCGATTGCGGCTTAAGGAAAGTGATGCTACTGCAGTTCAGACCTACTTTTTGGATATGCAAGATAAGATTGCTAGTTTCTTCTATGCCATTGATATAAATGAAAAGGGCaaattgagaaattttttttgggcATATGCAAGGAGTAGGGCAGCATATCAAGAATTTGGTGATGTTTTTACATTTGACACTACTTATTTGACAAATAAGTATGAAATGCCCTCTGCTCCATTTGTAGGGGTCAATCATCATGTGCAATCTATATTGCTTGGATGTGGATTGATTTCAAGTGAAGATATTGAGACATTTGTTTGGTTGTTTAAGTCTTGGCTAACATGCATGTCTGGGAATGCTCCTAGTGGAATAAATACTGACCAAGATAGAGCCATGAAAAATGCCATTGAGATTGTTTTTCCAAATACTAGGCACCGTTGGTGCTTGTGGCATATATTGAAGAAGATTCCTGAAAAATTGAAAGGATATACAGAATATGAATCTATCTCGATGACCTTGCTAAATACTATTTATGATTCGTTATCTCAAGTTGAGTTTGAAGAACGTTGGGATGAGATGATTAAGCAATATAAGTTGCATGAAAATGATGGTTGA